One Natator depressus isolate rNatDep1 chromosome 13, rNatDep2.hap1, whole genome shotgun sequence genomic region harbors:
- the LOC141997162 gene encoding LOW QUALITY PROTEIN: olfactory receptor 6X1-like (The sequence of the model RefSeq protein was modified relative to this genomic sequence to represent the inferred CDS: inserted 3 bases in 2 codons; substituted 1 base at 1 genomic stop codon): MNQSLAIGGGVENGSRLKEFILLGFPSLQRQHMVLFVIIFFIYLLTLAGXSLIIVIVRADQHLQAPMSFFLSKISFLEIWYTTAIVPKXLEMFLVARTTICVYCCLVQSFFHFFLGLTEFLILLAMSFDRYITVCKPLHYSTIMTKKVCFLLALGAWALSFLVIFSXAALLLQLPFCTENIVDHFYCDIGPFLKLACADTSVIEFLGYLGSITIIPTSLLCSVVSYTYIITTILHIYSTGAHQKAFSTCTSHLTVVSILYRVVILMYLKPMAHSSLSLNKAVSVLNTVLTPLLNPFMYPIRNKEVKTALRKAMSKRKSRSECLWFLGG; encoded by the exons ATGAATCAGTCACTGGCCATTGGAGGAG GTGTGGAGAATGGGTCACGCCTAAAAGAGTTCATCCTGCTGGGCTTCCCAAGTCTTCAGAGGCAGCATATGGTCTTATTTGTCATCATCTTCTTCATATACCTTCTCACTCTAGCAGG AAGCCTCATCATTGTAATTGTGAGGGCTGACCAGCATCTCCAGGCCCCGATGTCTTTCTTCCTGAGTAAAATTTCCTTCCTGGAGATCTGGTACACCACTGCCATTGTACCCA TGTTGGAGATGTTCCTGGTGGCCAGAACGACCATCTGTGTTTATTGCTGCCTGGTCCAGTCATTCTTCCACTTCTTCCTGGGCCTCACTGAGTTCCTGATTCTATTAGCCATGTCCTTTGACCGCTATATCACTGTATGCAAACCCCTGCACTACAGCACCATCATGACCAAGAAAGTCTGCTTTCTTTTGGCCCTGGGAGCCTGGGCATTGAGTTTCTTGGTTATCTTCTCCTAGGCTGCTTTGCTCCTGCAGTTGCCGTTCTGTACCGAGAACATCGTCGACCATTTTTACTGTGACATTGGGCCCTTCTTGAAACTGGCCTGTGCAGATACAAGTGTCATTGAGTTCCTTGGCTACCTGGGGTCCATCACCATCATACCAACCAGCCTCCTCTGCAGTGTGGTGTCATACACCTACATCATCACTACCATACTCCACATCTACTCCACCGGTGCACACCAGAAGGCGTTTTCCACCTGCACATCCCATCTCACTGTGGTCTCCATACTGTACAGAGTTGTTATCTTAATGTATTTGAAGCCCATGGCCCACTCCTCCCTCAGTCTCAACAAGGCCGTGTCTGTCCTCAACACTGTCCTAACCCCCTTGCTGAACCCCTTCATGTATCCCATAAGGAACAAAGAGGTGAAAACAGCCTTGAGGAAAGCTATGAGCAAGAGAAAGAGTAGGTCAGAATGTCTATGGTTCCTGGGAGGGTAA